Genomic segment of bacterium:
GGAGATCGGTGAGGACGAGCTGTTCAAGCTCATGACCGGCGCCTGGCCCTATGCCAAATTGGAGCGCGGCGAATTCGACCAGGTCGTTTCCATGCTTTCGGAGGGGATCGCGACCGGCCGCGGCACCCGCGGCGCTTGGCTTCACCGCGACGGGGTGAGCCGGCGCCTTCGCCCGCGGCGCGGAGCCCGCTTGGCCGCTTTGACTTCGGGCGGGGCCATCCCCGACAACTTCAACTATGCGGTCGTCAAAGAGCCGGAGGGCTTGGTCATCGGCACGCTCGAGGAGGATTTCGCCGTCGAGAGCCTGGCCGGCGACGTTTTCCTTTTGGGCAACAGCTCCTGGCGAATTCGGCGGATCGAAGCCGGTCGGGTGCGGGTCGACGCGGCGCCGGGACAAGCCCCGACCATCCCATTTTGGCTGGGCGAGGCGCCGGGCCGCAGCATCGAGTTGTCGGCCGAGGTTTCGGAGCTTCGCGAGTTTTTACAGCCCTTGCTCGAAAAGCCGGAGCCGGCGATCCGTTTTTTGGAAGAGGAATGCGGCCTTGATGCCGCGGCCGCGGCCCAGCTGGTCGAGTACTACCGCCAAGCCCAACGGGCCCTCGGCGCCCTGCCGACTCAAGACCGCCTGATCGCCGAGCGCTTCTTCGACGAGGGCGGGGGAATGCAACTGGTCATTCACGCTCCCTTCGGCTCCCGGATCAATCGAGCTTACGGCTTGGCGCTGCGCAAGAAATTCTGCGCCGGCTTCAACTTCGAGCTTCAAGCCGCCGCCACCGACGACGGAATTTTGCTTTCGCTGGGGCCGCAGCACAGCTTTCCGCTCGACTCGGTCTTTCATTTCCTTCCTTCGAGAATCGCCGAGGATACCCTGGAGCAGGCGGTGCTCGACGCGCCGGTTTTCGGCGTCCGTTGGCGCTGGAACGCCACCCGAGCCTTGGCCATCCTTCGCCAGAACGGCGATAAAAGAGTGGCGCCGGCGATTCAGCGGATCCGGAGCGACGATCTTTTGGCCGCAGTCTTTCCGGACCAAGCCGCCTGCCAGGAGAACGTCACCCGGCCGATCAAGATTCCGGACCATCCGCTGGTCAAGGAGACGATGCGCAACTGCCTCCACGAGGCAATGGATTTGGAAGGCCTGGAAACCGTGCTGCGGCGAATCGAAGCCGGAGAGATTACACTTTTGGGCCGCGACACACCGACCCCTTCGCCGCTGAGCCACGAAATCCTCAACTCCAACCCCTACACCTACCTCGACGACGCGCCGCTGGAGGAAAGGCGGGCCCGGGCGGTGTCGCTGCGGCGGACGCTCTCCGAAGAAGACCTCAAGGCTTTCGGAGCCCTCGATGAGGAGGTCATCGCCAAGGTCGAATCCGAAGTGTGGCCCGATTTGCGCAGCGCCGACGAGCTGGCCGACGCCTTGCGCGATCTGGGGACTTTGCCGGAGACTTCGCTATCGCCGGCCTGGTCGGATTGGATGGCCGAGCTGCTTGACGCCGGCCGGGCCTTGCGCCAAGGCCGGCACTACTACGCGCTGGAACGGAAAGAGCTCGCCGAAGGCGCTTTGGCCGGCGACGAGGAAGCCGCCACCGCGGTCTTGCGGGCCTGGCTGATGGCCGGCGGCCCGGCCACCGTCGCCCAATGGGCCCGGAAGACCGGTTTGGACCCGGGCTTGGTCGAGCGCGGCTTGCTTCGCTTGGAGAGCGGCGGCGGCGTCTTGCGCGGAAAATTCCGTCAATCGGCTTTGGAGGGCGGCGCCGAGGAGTGGTGCGACCGCGAAGTCCTGGCTCGGATCCATCGCCGCTGCCTTTCCCAGCTTCGCCAGGAAATGGCGCCGGTCAGCAGCGCCGAATTCATGCGCTTCCTCCTGCGCTGGCAGCACGTCAGTCCCAGCGGCCGGCTTTGCGGTGCTCCGGGCTTGGCCGAGGTCATCGGGCAATTGCAGGGCCTTCAGCTTCCGGTCGCGGCATGGGAGAAGGAAATTTTGCCGGCGCGAGTCGCCGACTATCAGCCGACCTTGCTCGACGAGCTCTGCTTGAACGGAACGGTGGTCTGGGGCCGGCTTTCGCCGGGCCGGATCGAAGAAGAAGAGGGGCTCAAGCCGGCGGCCAAACGCCGGGTTGCGCCGAACCGGAACACCTCGCTCTCCTTGATGCTGCGGCAAGATCTTCCTTGGCTCCTCGATTTGACCAGACCAAAAGCCGATTGGGCCGAAGGGCTCGGCTCCTCGGCCCGGCAAATCGTCGACCTGCTCGATCAGCGGGGCGCGATGTTCTTCAATGAGCTCCAGGACGTCACCCGGCGGCTGCGCAGCGACCTCGACCAAGCGCTTTGGGAATTGGTGAGCGCCGGCGCAGTGACCTGCGACGGCTTCGCCGGTTTGCGTAATCTCATCGATCCTTCGCGGCGCCGGGAGAAGGCGCGGCTTTTGGCGCGCTATGGCGGGGCCCGGGGGCCGATGTTTCTCGGCGGCGGCGGGCGTTGGTCCTTGCTGCGGCCCAAGCGGAGCGGGGCTTCGGCGGCCAAGGGACCGCTGGGCGAGCCGGCCGAGCTCGAGGCTTTGGCCGAGCAATACTTGCGGCGCTGGGGCATCGTGTTTCGCGATCTCTTGCTCCGCGAATCTTTTGCGCCGCCTTGGCGGGTCTTGGCTGGGATTTATCGCCGGCTCGAGGCCCGCGGCGAGATCCGCGGCGGGCGTTTCGTCGACGGCTTTGCCGGTGAGCAGTTCGCCTTGCCCGAGGCGGTGGAGGCGCTCCGCGCCACTCGTCGGGCCGATGCCGCCGACCGCGAAGCCGCGCTCGAGATCTCGGCCGCCGATCCGCTTAATTTGACCGGAATTGTGACGCCGCCGCCGCGGGTTCCCGCAACTTTGGCCAACCGCCTGCTCTTCAGCGGCG
This window contains:
- a CDS encoding helicase-related protein; this translates as TRRMSERATHALAQRLGEEAIAAHHGSLSKEIRFDAETKLKGGLVKAVVATASLELGIDVGAVDLVIQIGSPRSLAVGLQRIGRAGHAPSKSEDGYGRLILPKGRIFPASRDELVECAAFIRGVRKGNLERTRVHEHPLDILAQQIVAAVASEEIGEDELFKLMTGAWPYAKLERGEFDQVVSMLSEGIATGRGTRGAWLHRDGVSRRLRPRRGARLAALTSGGAIPDNFNYAVVKEPEGLVIGTLEEDFAVESLAGDVFLLGNSSWRIRRIEAGRVRVDAAPGQAPTIPFWLGEAPGRSIELSAEVSELREFLQPLLEKPEPAIRFLEEECGLDAAAAAQLVEYYRQAQRALGALPTQDRLIAERFFDEGGGMQLVIHAPFGSRINRAYGLALRKKFCAGFNFELQAAATDDGILLSLGPQHSFPLDSVFHFLPSRIAEDTLEQAVLDAPVFGVRWRWNATRALAILRQNGDKRVAPAIQRIRSDDLLAAVFPDQAACQENVTRPIKIPDHPLVKETMRNCLHEAMDLEGLETVLRRIEAGEITLLGRDTPTPSPLSHEILNSNPYTYLDDAPLEERRARAVSLRRTLSEEDLKAFGALDEEVIAKVESEVWPDLRSADELADALRDLGTLPETSLSPAWSDWMAELLDAGRALRQGRHYYALERKELAEGALAGDEEAATAVLRAWLMAGGPATVAQWARKTGLDPGLVERGLLRLESGGGVLRGKFRQSALEGGAEEWCDREVLARIHRRCLSQLRQEMAPVSSAEFMRFLLRWQHVSPSGRLCGAPGLAEVIGQLQGLQLPVAAWEKEILPARVADYQPTLLDELCLNGTVVWGRLSPGRIEEEEGLKPAAKRRVAPNRNTSLSLMLRQDLPWLLDLTRPKADWAEGLGSSARQIVDLLDQRGAMFFNELQDVTRRLRSDLDQALWELVSAGAVTCDGFAGLRNLIDPSRRREKARLLARYGGARGPMFLGGGGRWSLLRPKRSGASAAKGPLGEPAELEALAEQYLRRWGIVFRDLLLRESFAPPWRVLAGIYRRLEARGEIRGGRFVDGFAGEQFALPEAVEALRATRRADAADREAALEISAADPLNLTGIVTPPPRVPATLANRLLFSGGVPSPVEASVYPFRLRR